From the Solea solea chromosome 7, fSolSol10.1, whole genome shotgun sequence genome, the window GTTACACATGACTTGAAATAGCTGTTTAAGTTGTTTCCACCACAAGGGGGCgcctgcatctttccagtcattccagGACATTGTGATATAAAATTAGAATCTGATTAAAATTCTAGTTTTTCCACTTAATAACGTTCactaaaaaaaccaacacattcTTATGTTACATGTTacgcacttttttttttaaacatatttcgAAGTAACTGTGATCAATATGTTCACGTCTTCAGGGAATGAGGTCaaatgaaaggtcaaaggtcaagttAATATTTAAGAACAACCCCTGCTGCTCTTTGAATAtggataataaattaaaaaaaacaagaataatcaATTTTAAAAGAACTATAAAATACATTTGGCTGtgatgattaatcaattaattgtaaATCAATCACTAAACATAgtttcaactattttgatatttgatgaatcagttttctgatttttcagcttcttaaatgtgaatattttctgttttctttgctccgtttgacaaaaaactgacaattaaaactgaataatttttgtttaacctttaacattttatggaccaaataagaaaataatagacagattaatcagttatgaaaataataattatcctCGAGCCCTGAAATTCCAAAAGCATAAAAATACgacaaataaaacttaaaataaaagtaagtaaataaaaggAATAAGAGTAAAACAGTTTAAAAGCATATTATTTTTGACGACATTGTGGTTTTCAGTGATATTCTGTGTGATTTCGGTGAGTAAACAGAGTTGAACTGACCGTGTCGGCGGCTCTTCCTGGATAGAGACCCTGTAAATACATCACCCCCAGGTTCAGAGCAGCGTCTGGACTCTGTAGCAGATCTGCCTGTTCCCACAGCTGCACGGCCTTTTCATAGTCCTGCTCAAAGGTCTCGTAATACCAGGCCAGAGCATTGAAGGCGGGAACAAAACCCTGCAGGGGACAGATTATTTCAGCGcgcacacagaaaacaaaaagaacaaaactgaCAACAGACGTGTTTCTGTGattaacatttaaacaacaaataaccTGCTCCATTGCTTTCTTGAGGAACGTGACAGCTTTTGGAACATCCTTCTTGACTCCGCGTCCCTGCagagaaatatgttttttttttaattaaaacaagttctgtgAGTTTTCcgtgtcttaaatgtgaatactttcaggattctttgctccatttgacaaaaaatatcatgaaaactgaatcatttttggtttgtggacaacaccagacatttgagaacatcatcatttccaggtttgggcaAAAATAATCAGCAATTATGACATTAAATTTgactaaaatattttttttaaaccagggAATGGAGGTGCATTATGACAAAACATGGCAATCCACATTTGATATGTATGAAAAGGACtgatgttgttaaaaaaaaattgtagcttaatttttgaagacatttttgtgCTCAATATTAGCAATATGCCAGtatgttgaaaataaataatttattgtgttttttagatCATAAAATGGAGGTATATCGTGACAAAACTTGACAATTTaagttttaaacaaaacaaaaaacattcatatttgatACGTATGAAAATGACTGATGTTGatttaaaccatttaaaaaataaaattaaataattataataatttatacTATTTCTAtagcttcatttttttctgctgctAATCTGTCACATATACCAGGCTGCAATAATCAAACCGTAAATAATCCagtttgtacatttaaaataaataatttattgtgtttttaggCCATAAAATGGAGGTGCATCATGACAAAAtggtaaaatggtaaaaaataataataataataataattcactaatattttatatgtatgaAAAGATtgattttagtttaaaaaaaactaaataataataataataatttatacagtttttttaGCTTAATTTTTTTATGGAGACATTTTTGGGCTCAAGGGACATTAacgtaactttatttttaaggtgcatgaatgggtgaatgaatTGTGTGAACAGTGACCTGCAGCAGGACGATGCCGTAGTCGTACATGGACTGTGGATCTTTCCACTGAACCGCTCCCCTCTCATAATGTTTCACAGCTTTGCTGATGTCAGGAGCAACTCCCTGCTGACCCCAGAACAGCATGCGAGCCACTGCATGCTGCAAGACAAATGCTGGATTATTGCATGTCTTCAAGACATAATCTCTTTCTATTTTTACCCAATGATAAGATTCTTTTGTGAAGACACACTTAAAATATCcatttctgtaatggttaatacaccagaatgtagaagctctttaaccgtgtattttcaaactcactgttttacaaaaaacaaacaaacagaaaaacagataaaatgaaaagttcatgattatttcttgattaagacgTTAAGTTATACTAAGTGAGTTTGTTATTtgtcaaatatataatataataagtaaCAATAAAATTTTTAGTTTTACACAAGTTTTTGACTTCTGATATTAGAGTCagaattattacatttttgaattctgaattttattttagaattctgagattaaatctttgaattctgactttttccttcTCAGAATTCTGTATTCTGaattaaactcagaattctgagatcaaaatcaggatttatttattttttagtcataattctgactttaatgtcagaattttgataaaaaagtcagcGGTCagaattatttcatttttttcaattctgactttaatctcagaattctgacctttttattgtttaaatgttgtttccaaaaacattcctcttctgtgtatatataataaatttGATTTGCAGTACAATATGTAATATCtactatgtactgtatgtgtgcacgtGTTTTCTTAATTTGCAGATATAATAATCCAGAGATGTTTTTCTGTGCTTTGAATTAAAACaggtgtaataataataaccacatgtttgtATAAACAGTATACACTGACAGAACTTCTACATCTTCCTTTTGTTGCACAATGACAAAGATATTGTAAGAAAATGAactcttaatcttaatctttatGACGGGACTTTTTCTTGTACCTCAGCTTGAGTGACTCCTCTGCCAGCCTCATGCTTCAGCCACTGGAACAGATGATGGTTCTCTTTGGTCTGATGTTTCAGTGCCTCCTCGTTGTTCAAGTAAACGGCCTCGACAAATTTCTGcaagagaaaaagacagaaagtcaTGTCATTGTCAAACTACACTGTAGATGAgacttagattagattagattagatttcaggtctaaataaaatgtgtgtacatttctttaaatgaccTGCTCTGGTGAAGGATTCTGCCGGTCAACCGTTGTCTGTTTGGCGATGTTTGCGTAATAAGCGTACGCCACGTCAATGTCTGCGGGAAGACCGTGAAGTCCTTGGTGATGCAGGTGACCGAGACGCAGGAGAGACAGTCTGTCTTTGTCCTGAGCCGCCAACAGAGAGAGACGCCACGCCTGACAACAAACACGGGGACAAGAGGGACAAATACAAGTGGACATTTGATCACTTAAGAATAAATAATTTCCAGGATTCAACAGGATATAAAAGTAACTTTCACAATAAATCACCTGTGAAAGTATTATTTCACAGGTTTTAACTGTGATAATACACAATATAACATCATATTCTTGTGTTATATTGTAAAATCATTGTAGATATGACAAATACAGGAAAATCCCATAAGAGTTAGGCACGTGATAAACATAATTACTGTGAAGTGGCATCATTATAAAGActgtaatacacttttttatGACATAACTAATGGGGCATGACAGTACAACGCAGTATTTAAATaggaaaatatacagtacaacaaACGTACAACAGTATATTTTACAACTACAATAAAATATACTAATACTTACGTAAGATTTATGTCGTATAAATACTGCAAAATCATAGTATACTGTATAAAGTATGATTCAAAGTAATACAACTAGTTTTCATGGGCAGTTTGTCTTCctgcaacttcctgtctacagtttttttttgatgtACCCCCACACCTTCACTGAACTTCAACCCTGATCCCTTTAAAGCTACAGGTGCTCATATTTCCTATCCCATAAGAATcaaattgtgtcattttaaatgaaataccaATGCTTGAGTACAACAAATATTGTGcaaatatgaattaaataaCAGTTAAATAACCTAACCTAACACTTTTAAATGCAGTCAAATCATCAAAACTAATATTAATCCAAATCATAATCAACCATGAGCTGAAACTACTTTGATATACATAAATTATTCATATGGCACCGGCACTACCATCAGACTAAGTTTTCTATGTATTatgaatgttgtcatgtttatgtaaagaTGGTAATAACTATGAGCAGGTAAAGTTCCATATGTAAAAATACGGCATAGTGGGTCGTGATCCTGCTCACGATCGTCGGCTTTCAGCactgctgtcgctaaatacaccagactcctgtgttaaatattgagattttagacatttcctttgctacaCGTTGTTAGATGAACAcgttttcatgatttttaagtcttttttaactgatctacagttcggcattgttcagctttgattctcgtgtcggacgtcgcactcacGACTCTCCCCGTGACGACAatcagtctgttgacgtcacattttagtatcggctcagctcgcttggaaccaaAGTCtatactatcactgatggaaaagcaaaaaaaaaatatcacacactgaCCCTATTGAGTTGTTTCCTGACTCCGAAGCCGCTGCTGTAGAGCACAGACGCCATGTGCAGAGCTCTGTGGTCAGACAAACAGCcggcctgcagcagcagagggagaacCCTGCTGACCGCTGCAACGCTGTCCAGTTTACGCAGAGATAACGTGAACAGAGCTCGACCCACAGAGGACAGACTCACTCTTTTTCCTCCTGAAAGACAGACAAAACCATAACCATGATAAGTAGGTGCATTCGTTTACCACAAATTCAACCTGTGTCATTAAAATTTACTCAAACCTTCAACCAGAGGCCAAAAGTGCCACATTTTAGTAAATCCCACAGTCACAAGTCACCAGAGAGATTttttgagtaaaaaaacaaatttgctgatttttttccatcatAAAATTaggtttattattcatttatcaaaccgATAAATAAGGAAATCTAATAAAAAGTTAACTAATTGAGTATCTACATCAGAAGTCTCaaattcaaactgttttttttattaatatattaattttgcatcatatacATGTTTATCTTGTGAACtatttgtcaaaacaaacacctttattttgaaattatgtgaaatatcatgataaACATTGTTCTTTcaactttttttcacttgactgccATAGAGACCGTCGCCTAGGGCGCCGTCTACTGGAAGGACAGTGGaggaacacaaataaaaaaataaaaaataaaaaatatgaataaaaatctGCCTATGGGTGCCTTAATCACACAAATATCTATGTCTTACCATGTTTAAAAACTAATATCTTGGACAGTTTGGCTGCTCGTCGTCTTCGGGGCACAGTTGTCTCCCACTGCTCACACTGGGACTGTGATGGACGTCTGTCCTTCATCATCCACTCATGAAAAACATCAGGACAAGTCTCTGGAGAAACATCATTGACAGTTATACTCAAGAGGACATAGTTGTTGTAGCACCATCTGGTGGACAAAGAAgcctactactacaactacaaatactcctactattactactatatACTACTATTACattactatactgtactattactacaacaactactattACTAATACTACTAGTGcaactactactattattaccaCCACTACtatacaactactactgcaacaacaacaactactatgACTACTACAACTATTATACTACAACTActatactaatactactactaccaccaccactactattactactattactaatactactactgcaactactactattattaccaCCACTactttactactactactacaactactactattattactacgACTACTAAtactacaacaacaactaatactactactattattaccaCCACTActatactaatactactactaccattagtactactactacaactactactacaacaTTATTACTACTTctattactactaatactactattACTGCTAATACTAATACTGCTATTACCAATACTACGACTGCAgctactactattattactactactaccactgcAACTAATACTATTATTACCACTACTATACTAATATTACTACCACAACAACTagtgctactactactactattactaatCTTAACTACTATTATTACCACTACTAGACTAATACTACTACCACAACAGCTAGTACAACAACTagtgctactactactactagtattattattactactactactactactattattattattattattattattaacactatactactactactattactactattatcactactttactactactactactactactactacaactactactactactactacttctactattattaatactactactacttctactattattacattacattacattacatgtcatttagcagacgcttttatccaaagcgacttacaatggaattgagtacaatcagccaggggtggagttgaacatgcgaccattgcgaccacgatgtctttcgcacacagggtaccggtcttaaacactgagccactccaccctccATTATTACTACtatactacttctactactattattactacaatactattactactattattactgcTGCTATAGTACAACTACATATTTATGGATGTATACTACCAGACTGTCTGGCGTGGAGAGCGTAGCCACTGATCTTTGTGTTTATCTCCAGACGAAACGCTCGACAcgtctgtgtccatgtgtcgAGGTTCACGTCTCTGATCACGTCTGGAATCACAGCGTCAGACTGAAGAGGAGAGAACTCATTAAAACGGACcgatattaaaaaacaaaggaagAGCAGATATAAAGAGAAACAGTGCAGACAGAACGTTACCTCACTGTGATGTGATATTCTGTGACGATAGTAAACCACAGGTCCAAAATATCCTTCAACACCTTTGACAAATTTCCCTCCTCCAATCACAAAATATCCCTCCGTGTCGTCCAGTCTCATCGCGTGTCTCAGCCTGGAGGACACGAGGGACGAAAgagcatttttattcatttctgttAAGACATTTAAAGTGAGTAAATCGTGTTGACTTACTCGTACTCTTTAGATACGGCCGTTCTCTGTTGCTGACCCATGCACAGCATGGACAAGGTCACCTGAGATACGACAGCCaccattttgttatttatttacaacctttattttacattttcatgcagtaaTATGAAATAATCCTCATTATCAAACTCACTGTTCTCCCCTGAAGCGTCAGACTGAGCTGACACCACTCACTCAGAGGCACCTTGAACATGGAGAGGAAGGCGGACGATTGTCCAGACTCTCCACTCAGCTGGATGTGCAGCTCACCTGTAACGTGACCGTGTGACACTTTAActcatatgaacacacacatacacaagttcATTTTACACATTGACACAAAAATACATTGAAAATAAAGAGTAGACCTGAGTTAGTGAGGAGCAGAGTGGGTGTGATGTAGTTATTGCCAGAGTCGATGTGATGAAACACTCCGCACAAGGCGTCCTGGCAGTGTCTGCTCACAAATATCCACATGGAGATCAAACACCtggacaacaaaaacacacatttacacaacacTGGATTTAAGTTTGACCCACGCGGCACAGCTTGGTGAGAAGTTTGTCGTCTCACCACGGGAATAAGACGGCCTTTAAACGTAAATTCTCCAGGACGTCGCTGCTGTGAGGGCTCAACGTCCTGGTGACGCCAAAGTTCTCTCCAGTCGAAGCAAAAATGGACGACAGCAGACGCACGGTTtctgaacaacacaaacaattttTGATCCAGATTAAGAGCTTgtttgatagatagatagatagatagatagacagacagacagacagacagatagatagattgatagatagatcTAGCTAGCATATTGGTTAGCTAGCTGctatcagatagatagatagatagatagatagatagatagatagatagatagatggatagatggatagatctAGCTAGCTTTGTAGTTAGCTAGCTGCtaccagatagatagatagatggatggatggatagatagatagatagatagatagacagacagacagatagatctAGCTAGCATTGTAGTTAGCTAGCTGctatcagatagatagatagatagctagatCTAGCTAGCTTTGTAGTTAGCTAGCTGCTAccagatagatatatagatagatggatagatagctagatagctagatagatagctagatagatagatagatagatagatgatagatagatagctctAACTAGCTTTGTAGTTAGCTAGCTGctatcagatagatagatagatagatagatagatagatagatagatagatagatagatagatagatagctctAACTAGCTTTGTCGTTAGCTAGCTGctatcagatagatagatagatagatagatagatagagctAGCTTTGTAGTTAGCTAGCTGCtatcagatatatatatatagatagatagatagatagatatagctAGCTTTGTAGTTAGCTAGCTGctatcagatagatagatagatctagCTAGCTTTGTAGTTTGCTAGCTGCTATCAGCCAgatcagatagatagatagatagatagatagatagatagatagatagatagatggtgaaattaattaaataggTGACGGAAATTACATTTCAACACTTTCTTATTTATCCCTTTGTATTTCTATGGATTAAGAGTCTTCTTTACTGCAGAAATGTTGCATATCACATCTTTAAATCCACCGTACCTTTCTCCAGAGGACACTGTTTCCTTAAAAAGCCCTGATTTAATCGCTGCATCTCTTGGCTCCAGTCAAAGCAGAGTTGGTGTTGTTTGACAGGTCGACTGAAAAAAGGCCTGGGCTGCAAATCTGCCACAGCCTGAGCTGcaacatcatcctcatcatcctcatcatcctcatctttGCTGTACCTGAGTGAGGCCCTCAGCATACAGCTCAACACCCACTGAGAGTCTGGAACAATCCCATCAGCCTGGTACACCAGCCAGTCCGGCAGGTTCAGCCGCACAGTCCTGGTTTTAGCGTCGCCGGGGACGCAGCGCCACCGCCTGAGCCGCAGTGTGGAAACGACGCCAGTGTCAAAGACGACGACACAGTCCAGATGCACTGAGGCTCCTTCTTCATCGCAGGAGTAAAGGACCTTCAGAGGGTGGTGTGGACGAGGCTCCTGTGGAGGATTCAGCAACGTCACCTCGTCTACAGCCCAGGTCACCTGGACTCGGAgagaagacacagacacacatgagaTGCTCCGTCCATGAGTCAGAGGTCACACTGATAGATTTGATAAGATAAAATGAGATGATATAAAATGAGCTAAGAGTTTTTACAGTGCTAAAGTGGAAATTAAATTGGGATTACATGAGGTTTGATGAGATCAGATGAAAGAAGATAAGTAAAGGTGAGGTAAGATAAGAGGAAATTATTTATTAGTTCTTATTaaagtgataaataaaatactttaagATGACATGAAACAGGAAAAGCTCAGACgagctgaaataaaaataaatttaaataagaGGAAATAGATAAGACATTTACGGTGTTACAGCAGCACTTAAACTGAGATTACAAGAGATTGGCTAAAATGGgatgacatgggataaaattagattaaataaaataagagtgTTTAATGT encodes:
- the si:dkey-24p1.6 gene encoding protein sel-1 homolog 3, whose protein sequence is MDFRTLFKYLCHVLFLGVQVTWAVDEVTLLNPPQEPRPHHPLKVLYSCDEEGASVHLDCVVVFDTGVVSTLRLRRWRCVPGDAKTRTVRLNLPDWLVYQADGIVPDSQWVLSCMLRASLRYSKDEDDEDDEDDVAAQAVADLQPRPFFSRPVKQHQLCFDWSQEMQRLNQGFLRKQCPLEKETVRLLSSIFASTGENFGVTRTLSPHSSDVLENLRLKAVLFPWCLISMWIFVSRHCQDALCGVFHHIDSGNNYITPTLLLTNSGELHIQLSGESGQSSAFLSMFKVPLSEWCQLSLTLQGRTVTLSMLCMGQQQRTAVSKEYELRHAMRLDDTEGYFVIGGGKFVKGVEGYFGPVVYYRHRISHHSESDAVIPDVIRDVNLDTWTQTCRAFRLEINTKISGYALHARQSETCPDVFHEWMMKDRRPSQSQCEQWETTVPRRRRAAKLSKILVFKHGGKRVSLSSVGRALFTLSLRKLDSVAAVSRVLPLLLQAGCLSDHRALHMASVLYSSGFGVRKQLNRAWRLSLLAAQDKDRLSLLRLGHLHHQGLHGLPADIDVAYAYYANIAKQTTVDRQNPSPEQKFVEAVYLNNEEALKHQTKENHHLFQWLKHEAGRGVTQAEHAVARMLFWGQQGVAPDISKAVKHYERGAVQWKDPQSMYDYGIVLLQGRGVKKDVPKAVTFLKKAMEQGFVPAFNALAWYYETFEQDYEKAVQLWEQADLLQSPDAALNLGVMYLQGLYPGRAADTFMAYKYYLKAAERGHIRGAFLLAEMRSTGLPGFVNRRPADAVMWAKWASEHNGYLGSVLRKALDSYLIGDVFSSLLYYLMAAESGYTVAQFNVAYICEQNPGSFLDPGFASLCMCRYYNLSLQSQKPDTYAFIKMGDLFYEGQVKGQKDLSAAAEMYKQAALRKQPQGWYNLGLLTEEGYRLPLSLLTELGLSDLFLLDQSLLLSVLYKRCRDSEDTDSYLPCSLALFKVHLQLFQKEHSAAIKISIAVAMVAAPTMFLLIRGTFRRRVLSAAEP